The following proteins come from a genomic window of Vallitaleaceae bacterium 9-2:
- a CDS encoding cupin domain-containing protein produces MIKHYFKHETCESEDLGNGIKRRVLAYDENLMTVEVTFEKGAIGAMHKHPHEQMTYIISGKFEFDINGEKMIVTAGDMTYKEPDIMHGAVCLEAGQLLDIFTPSRKDFL; encoded by the coding sequence ATGATTAAGCACTATTTTAAACACGAAACATGTGAAAGCGAAGATTTAGGTAATGGTATCAAACGTCGAGTTTTAGCCTATGATGAAAATTTGATGACTGTTGAAGTGACGTTTGAAAAAGGGGCTATTGGTGCGATGCATAAGCACCCGCACGAGCAAATGACATATATCATTTCAGGAAAGTTTGAATTTGATATTAATGGAGAGAAAATGATTGTGACAGCAGGAGATATGACATATAAAGAACCAGATATCATGCATGGGGCTGTATGTCTAGAAGCAGGTCAATTACTCGATATTTTCACACCAAGTCGAAAAGATTTTTTATAA
- a CDS encoding heparinase II/III family protein — protein MSKIEQMAIEMENEVKIFAQKFSDDPKHQSAWGHHYFCEKDGTALIFNPENENEHKCPLCQTTYESKLYKEVWRYIYRNNAAVTVLKAAALYKRTREKNLLKIILDISQFYIYKFEEFPLHNKEGLYFNTYEEMQWGCGRIMPQNLNESIFFIRIFMALELVKKDLPKEFIEYIKNTFASQIFELLKSQVVKIHNISCWMNNAIGVIGLFSSRQDLIQFAFEGPYNNRRQLLEGVTEDGFWYEGSIHYNFFTLEGFMYLGIFAQRYKYTFDEVAVLEKMLKAAYKYAFSNHILPNPNDGWPNINLKTYSYIYSMGVQIFGDNSETAQILRAILNNDSERVELPLSKPYYYNNEISLERFIFIPKFEMQGSIKKNDETTNFAASNFIILKNKTWNVFLKYGHHGPSHAHPDKMSIEVSTANKLITRDLSNAGYGAVICNEWHRKTPSHSTVIVDGTDHTSVEPGRLIDYTQESCVTQATKVYKDVDFKRSIKISETTLIDQFECNSNEVRTYDYVFHNEGNITEESLNKYKWISSDLGYADNGYQYYENVMKLDEESKEFVLDWQIKDLQLQSVFNTEDCEIYLAWTPDNPVNKLRRSLLIRKKMKNAVFYVTWIYREEKKYD, from the coding sequence ATGTCGAAGATCGAACAAATGGCAATAGAAATGGAAAATGAGGTTAAAATATTTGCTCAAAAATTTTCGGATGATCCAAAGCATCAATCAGCCTGGGGACATCATTATTTTTGTGAAAAAGATGGGACAGCTCTTATTTTTAATCCAGAGAATGAGAACGAGCATAAATGTCCCTTGTGTCAAACAACTTATGAATCAAAACTATATAAAGAAGTCTGGAGATACATATATAGAAATAATGCTGCAGTAACAGTATTAAAAGCGGCAGCGCTTTATAAAAGAACAAGAGAAAAAAATTTGTTGAAAATAATATTAGACATTAGTCAATTTTATATATATAAATTTGAAGAGTTCCCACTGCACAATAAAGAAGGCCTCTATTTTAATACTTACGAAGAAATGCAGTGGGGCTGTGGACGGATTATGCCACAAAATCTAAACGAAAGTATTTTTTTTATTCGAATTTTTATGGCTCTTGAATTAGTCAAAAAAGATTTGCCGAAAGAATTTATAGAATATATTAAAAATACATTTGCATCACAAATTTTTGAATTATTAAAAAGTCAAGTCGTAAAAATTCATAATATCTCATGTTGGATGAATAATGCTATTGGGGTCATTGGATTATTTTCATCAAGGCAAGATCTAATTCAATTTGCATTTGAAGGACCTTATAATAATCGACGTCAACTCTTAGAGGGTGTAACAGAAGACGGATTTTGGTATGAAGGTTCTATTCACTATAATTTTTTTACATTAGAAGGGTTTATGTATTTGGGAATATTTGCTCAAAGGTATAAGTACACTTTTGATGAGGTGGCAGTTTTGGAGAAAATGTTAAAAGCAGCCTATAAGTACGCCTTTAGCAACCATATCTTACCAAATCCAAATGATGGATGGCCCAACATTAATCTAAAAACTTATTCATATATTTATAGTATGGGAGTACAAATTTTTGGCGATAATAGTGAAACTGCTCAAATATTACGTGCAATCTTAAATAATGATTCAGAACGTGTAGAGTTGCCATTGTCAAAGCCCTATTATTATAATAATGAAATTTCACTAGAACGTTTTATATTTATTCCAAAATTTGAAATGCAAGGTTCTATAAAGAAAAATGATGAAACAACAAATTTTGCGGCGTCGAATTTTATTATATTAAAAAATAAAACATGGAATGTTTTTCTAAAATACGGCCACCATGGTCCATCCCATGCTCATCCGGATAAGATGTCCATTGAGGTAAGTACAGCAAATAAACTAATAACAAGAGATTTATCTAATGCGGGATATGGTGCTGTAATTTGCAATGAATGGCATCGAAAAACACCCTCGCATTCGACGGTTATTGTGGATGGTACAGACCATACTTCGGTTGAACCGGGTAGACTAATAGACTATACTCAAGAATCTTGTGTAACACAGGCGACTAAAGTATATAAAGATGTTGACTTTAAAAGGTCGATTAAAATCTCAGAAACAACGTTGATAGATCAATTTGAATGTAATTCGAATGAAGTTAGAACCTATGATTATGTATTTCATAATGAAGGAAATATCACAGAAGAAAGTTTAAATAAATACAAGTGGATATCTAGTGACTTAGGATATGCAGACAATGGCTATCAATATTATGAAAATGTAATGAAATTAGATGAAGAAAGCAAAGAATTTGTTCTAGATTGGCAGATTAAAGATCTTCAACTACAAAGTGTTTTCAATACAGAGGATTGTGAAATCTATCTAGCATGGACACCGGATAATCCAGTTAATAAATTAAGAAGAAGTCTTTTGATTCGAAAAAAAATGAAAAACGCAGTATTTTATGTTACATGGATCTATAGAGAGGAGAAAAAATATGATTAA